The following proteins come from a genomic window of Acomys russatus chromosome 17, mAcoRus1.1, whole genome shotgun sequence:
- the Arf3 gene encoding ADP-ribosylation factor 3 translates to MGNIFGNLLKSLIGKKEMRILMVGLDAAGKTTILYKLKLGEIVTTIPTIGFNVETVEYKNISFTVWDVGGQDKIRPLWRHYFQNTQGLIFVVDSNDRERVNEAREELMRMLAEDELRDAVLLVFANKQDLPNAMNAAEITDKLGLHSLRHRNWYIQATCATSGDGLYEGLDWLANQLKNKK, encoded by the exons ATGGGCAATATCTTTGGGAACCTTTTGAAGAGCCTAATTGGAAAGAAGGAGATGCGCATCCTGATGGTGGGCCTGGATGCCGCAGGAAAGACCACCATCCTGTACAAGCTGAAACTTGGAGAGATTGTCACCACCATTCCTACCATTG GGTTTAATGTCGAGACGGTGGAGTATAAGAACATCAGCTTCACAGTCTGGGACGTAGGTGGCCAGGACAAGATTCGGCCCCTCTGGAGACACTACTTCCAGAACACCCAAG GCTTGATATTTGTGGTTGACAGCAATGATCGGGAACGCGTGAATGAGGCCCGAGAGGAGCTGATGAGGATGCTGGCTGAGGATGAGCTCCGGGATGCTGTGCTCCTTGTGTTCGCAAACAAACAG GATTTGCCGAACGCTATGAATGCTGCTGAAATCACAGACAAGCTGGGGCTGCATTCTCTGCGTCACCGCAATTGGTACATTCAGGCCACCTGTGCGACCAGCGGGGACGGGCTGTATGAAGGCTTGGACTGGCTGGCCAATCAGCTCAAAAACAAGAAGTGA